A part of bacterium genomic DNA contains:
- a CDS encoding NADH-quinone oxidoreductase subunit F, which translates to MSGGERNGRSGSTDLRPPPEAQRPDEAALEEVRRVLGDAPRRRDLLIEHLHRIQDAFGHLSARHLAALAHEMRLAPAEVHEVATFYRRFDVVEEGAAPPPLLTVRVCESLPCELAGAQTLLRELADRAGPDVRVIGAPCVGRCAEAPVAVVGRNPVGHATAAAVEEAIRAGRTEPELPSYIDYRAYRSTGGYQLLMACVRGIRAVGDVIRLVEAAGLRGLGGAGFPAARKWRAVRAEPKPRLAVLNADEGEPGTFKDRHFLETDPHRVIEGLLVAAWVVEAEDVYIYLRDEYTACYEILKRELAALEADPPCPLPRLHLRRGAGAYICGEETALIESLEGKRGEPRPRPPFPAQVGLFGRPTLVHNVETVYWLRDILQKGPDRFTAFGRRGHRGLRAFSVSGRVKKPGVYLAPAGVTARELVFDYAGGMQDGHEFYAYLPGGASGGILPASMADLPLDFGALEPYGSSIGSAAVVILSHRDSASRAALNLMRFFAHESCGKCPPCRSGTAKAAGAMEAERWDLGLLGDVSRDLADASLCGLGHAASTAIRCVTRYFIEPAQA; encoded by the coding sequence ATGTCCGGAGGCGAGCGGAACGGGCGCAGCGGGTCAACCGACCTGCGCCCACCCCCCGAGGCCCAGCGGCCGGACGAGGCCGCGCTGGAGGAGGTGCGGCGCGTGCTGGGCGACGCGCCGCGTCGCCGCGACCTGCTGATCGAGCACCTGCACCGCATCCAGGACGCGTTCGGCCACCTATCGGCCCGGCACCTCGCCGCGCTCGCCCACGAGATGCGGCTGGCGCCCGCCGAGGTCCACGAGGTCGCGACGTTCTACCGTCGATTCGATGTCGTCGAAGAAGGCGCGGCCCCGCCGCCGCTGCTGACGGTGCGGGTGTGCGAGTCGCTCCCGTGCGAGCTCGCCGGCGCACAAACGCTGCTGCGGGAGCTCGCGGACCGCGCAGGCCCGGACGTGCGCGTCATCGGCGCGCCATGCGTGGGGCGCTGCGCCGAGGCACCGGTCGCCGTCGTGGGCCGGAACCCCGTCGGCCACGCGACCGCGGCCGCGGTCGAGGAGGCCATCCGCGCGGGCCGGACGGAGCCGGAGCTGCCGTCCTACATCGACTACCGCGCCTACCGGAGCACCGGCGGCTACCAGTTGCTGATGGCGTGCGTGCGCGGGATCCGCGCGGTGGGGGATGTCATCCGCCTCGTGGAAGCCGCAGGCCTGCGGGGACTCGGCGGCGCCGGCTTCCCCGCGGCGCGCAAGTGGCGCGCCGTCCGCGCCGAGCCGAAGCCGCGGCTCGCTGTGCTGAACGCGGACGAGGGCGAGCCCGGCACGTTCAAGGACCGCCACTTCCTCGAGACGGACCCGCACCGCGTGATCGAGGGTCTGCTCGTCGCGGCGTGGGTCGTCGAAGCGGAGGACGTCTACATCTACCTACGCGACGAGTACACCGCCTGCTACGAGATCCTGAAGCGAGAGCTCGCGGCGCTCGAAGCGGATCCGCCGTGCCCGCTGCCGCGGCTGCACCTGCGGCGCGGCGCGGGTGCCTACATCTGCGGCGAAGAGACGGCGCTGATCGAGTCGCTGGAGGGCAAACGCGGCGAGCCCCGCCCGAGACCTCCCTTCCCCGCCCAGGTCGGCCTGTTCGGCCGCCCGACGCTGGTGCACAACGTCGAGACCGTGTACTGGCTCCGGGACATCCTGCAGAAGGGCCCCGACCGCTTCACGGCGTTCGGCCGACGCGGGCACAGGGGCCTCCGCGCGTTCTCCGTGAGCGGGAGGGTGAAGAAGCCCGGTGTGTACCTCGCCCCCGCGGGCGTGACCGCGCGTGAGCTGGTGTTCGATTACGCCGGCGGCATGCAGGACGGCCACGAGTTCTACGCCTACCTGCCGGGCGGCGCGTCCGGCGGCATCCTGCCGGCGAGCATGGCGGACCTGCCGCTGGACTTCGGTGCGCTCGAGCCGTACGGCTCCTCCATCGGCTCGGCGGCCGTGGTGATCCTCTCGCACCGGGACAGCGCATCCCGCGCGGCGCTCAACCTCATGCGCTTCTTCGCTCACGAGTCGTGCGGCAAGTGCCCGCCCTGTCGGAGCGGCACGGCGAAGGCGGCAGGGGCAATGGAGGCCGAGCGCTGGGACCTCGGGCTGCTGGGCGACGTCTCACGCGACCTGGCCGACGCCTCGCTCTGCGGCCTCGGCCACGCCGCCTCCACCGCGATCCGCTGCGTCACCCGGTACTTCATCGAGCCGGCGCAGGCGTGA
- a CDS encoding chlorite dismutase: MRPGLPKRPALEEDAWEKIRQEQEKTLERELVRFAFYQVDPAWRRLDPEVKAAHRREFVELVREWGKKFMIYSYSLVGTRGDADFMLWQATKNADHLHDFAAAVNRSGLGAWLRMPYSYFAMTRRSIYLNRYEEEYLRKYGGAEVLDTARIAINPQGSKFLFVYPFVKSREWYALPHEERQRMMDEHIRVGHEWPDVKLNTTYSYGLDDQEFVVAFEGDYLGRFLDLLMALRLTEASQYTVRDTPAFTCIAKSIDECLEALG; the protein is encoded by the coding sequence ATGCGGCCCGGGCTGCCCAAGCGCCCGGCCCTCGAGGAAGACGCTTGGGAGAAGATCCGCCAAGAGCAGGAGAAGACCCTGGAGCGCGAGCTCGTCCGCTTCGCGTTCTACCAGGTGGACCCCGCGTGGCGCCGGCTGGACCCGGAGGTCAAGGCCGCGCACCGCCGGGAGTTCGTCGAGCTGGTCCGCGAGTGGGGGAAGAAGTTCATGATCTACTCCTACTCGCTCGTGGGCACGCGCGGCGATGCGGACTTCATGCTCTGGCAGGCGACGAAGAACGCCGACCACCTCCACGACTTCGCCGCCGCCGTCAACCGCTCGGGCCTCGGCGCCTGGCTGCGCATGCCCTACTCCTACTTCGCCATGACCCGCCGGTCGATCTACCTCAACCGCTACGAGGAGGAATACCTCCGGAAGTACGGCGGCGCGGAGGTGCTCGACACGGCACGCATCGCCATCAACCCGCAGGGCTCCAAGTTCTTGTTCGTCTACCCGTTCGTGAAGAGCCGCGAGTGGTACGCGTTGCCCCACGAGGAGCGGCAGCGCATGATGGATGAGCACATCCGCGTCGGCCACGAGTGGCCCGATGTGAAGCTCAACACCACCTACTCGTACGGGCTCGACGATCAGGAGTTCGTGGTCGCGTTCGAGGGCGACTACCTCGGCCGCTTCCTGGATCTGCTCATGGCGCTCCGGCTCACCGAGGCCAGCCAGTACACGGTCCGGGACACGCCGGCGTTCACGTGCATCGCGAAGAGCATCGACGAGTGCCTGGAGGCGCTCGGGTAG
- a CDS encoding peptidase: MRVRILLAGLALLVGACGRVPAPAAPTPTPVAEPDTARRHIRWAARPVPVPPSFQRAVQEGTRTLDGRPGPAYWQQRVAYRIDAELDPSTARLQAEERVTYHNRSPDTLHVVVFNLYQNLFRAGAPRNEPVPVTDGLVLERFVIAGEEAHAIDLYADPPPGRATYHLDGTLLVAHLPRPLAPGDSVEFQVAWHFTVPPGDAPRTGHSDHAVYQVAQWYPQIAVYDDLRGWNADPYLGTGEFYLEYGDFDVAITVPEGWLVAATGTLDNPDEVLTDLARERLDLALRSDTVIHVITLDDRDAGNATQRAPGGQLTWRFQARNVRDFAFAASDRYVWDATHAVITNGATGERDTVAVHAFYRPEAGAWRDAARFTRHALTYMSRIGHPYIYPQITATEGPVFGMEYPMVVFVADIEDRGLLYTVIAHEVAHMWYPMMVGSDEKRHAWQDEGPASYLENLALADISRDSAVWSDELASYMQIAGTELEKPMMREADLYGPGPAYGVASYSKPALLLRALARIIGEETLHTALREYSRRWLLKHPTPLDFFNTVEDVAGRDLDWFWHPWWYETAVLDQAIADVEISPAAGGERVVITVEDRGDAPMPVLLAVTLEGGETRRVTVPVDVWLAGARRHRIELEVPGRVTRVEIDPEDVLLDVDRTNDVWVRGAESR; the protein is encoded by the coding sequence ATGCGCGTGAGAATCCTGTTGGCCGGGCTGGCCCTGCTCGTCGGCGCGTGCGGCCGCGTCCCCGCGCCGGCGGCGCCGACGCCCACTCCCGTGGCGGAGCCGGACACGGCGCGCCGCCACATCCGTTGGGCCGCGCGGCCCGTGCCGGTGCCGCCGTCGTTCCAGCGTGCCGTGCAGGAGGGCACCCGTACGCTGGACGGCCGGCCGGGCCCGGCGTACTGGCAGCAGCGCGTCGCGTACCGGATCGACGCCGAGCTGGATCCGAGCACGGCTCGACTCCAGGCGGAGGAGCGAGTGACGTACCACAACCGCTCGCCGGACACGCTCCACGTCGTCGTCTTCAACCTCTACCAGAACCTGTTCCGAGCGGGCGCGCCGCGGAACGAACCCGTGCCGGTGACCGACGGGCTGGTGCTCGAACGGTTCGTCATCGCGGGCGAGGAGGCGCACGCCATCGACCTCTACGCCGATCCGCCGCCGGGCCGCGCCACGTACCACCTGGACGGCACGCTCCTGGTGGCGCACCTGCCGCGGCCACTGGCGCCGGGCGACAGCGTCGAGTTCCAGGTGGCGTGGCACTTCACCGTCCCGCCCGGCGATGCGCCGCGCACCGGCCACAGCGACCACGCGGTCTACCAGGTCGCGCAGTGGTACCCGCAGATCGCGGTCTACGACGACCTCCGCGGCTGGAACGCGGACCCCTACCTCGGCACGGGGGAGTTCTACCTCGAGTACGGCGACTTCGACGTGGCGATCACCGTGCCGGAGGGCTGGCTCGTCGCAGCGACGGGCACGCTCGACAACCCGGACGAGGTGCTGACGGACCTGGCCCGGGAGCGGCTGGACCTCGCGCTGCGCAGCGACACGGTCATCCACGTGATCACGCTGGACGACCGCGATGCCGGCAACGCCACGCAGCGCGCGCCCGGCGGCCAGCTCACCTGGCGGTTCCAGGCGCGCAACGTCCGCGACTTCGCGTTCGCCGCGTCCGACCGCTACGTCTGGGACGCGACGCACGCCGTGATCACGAACGGCGCGACCGGCGAGCGGGACACCGTCGCGGTCCACGCGTTCTACCGGCCCGAAGCGGGCGCGTGGCGCGATGCCGCGCGCTTCACCCGCCACGCGCTCACGTACATGTCAAGGATCGGGCACCCCTACATCTATCCGCAGATCACGGCGACGGAGGGGCCGGTCTTCGGCATGGAGTACCCGATGGTCGTGTTCGTGGCGGACATCGAGGACCGGGGCCTGCTCTACACGGTGATCGCCCACGAGGTCGCGCACATGTGGTACCCGATGATGGTCGGGTCGGACGAGAAGCGGCACGCGTGGCAGGACGAGGGCCCGGCCAGCTACCTCGAGAACCTCGCGCTCGCGGACATCTCCCGCGACAGCGCTGTCTGGAGCGACGAGCTCGCGAGCTACATGCAGATCGCCGGCACCGAGCTCGAGAAGCCGATGATGCGGGAGGCCGACCTGTACGGCCCCGGCCCGGCCTACGGGGTCGCGTCCTACAGCAAGCCCGCCCTGCTGCTGCGCGCGCTCGCTCGCATCATCGGGGAGGAGACGCTGCACACGGCGCTGCGCGAGTACTCGCGCCGCTGGCTGCTCAAGCACCCCACGCCGCTGGACTTCTTCAACACGGTCGAGGACGTGGCCGGCCGCGACCTGGACTGGTTCTGGCACCCGTGGTGGTACGAGACCGCGGTGCTCGACCAGGCGATCGCGGACGTGGAGATCTCGCCGGCGGCGGGCGGCGAACGCGTCGTCATCACCGTCGAGGACCGCGGCGACGCGCCGATGCCCGTGTTGCTCGCGGTCACCCTCGAGGGCGGCGAGACCCGGCGTGTGACGGTGCCGGTGGACGTGTGGCTCGCGGGCGCGCGCAGGCACCGCATCGAGCTCGAGGTTCCGGGCCGCGTCACCCGGGTCGAAATCGACCCGGAGGACGTGCTGCTGGACGTGGACCGGACCAACGACGTTTGGGTGAGAGGCGCCGAGTCGCGGTGA
- a CDS encoding S9 family peptidase, with product MRTRTCIAALPASFALLAACAGAPDDRPRDVRQYTIEEFLGTTTVLGASFSPDGGKILVSTDETGVFNAFAVPVDGGPPVQLTNATTDGIYAVSYFPNDERFLYLSDQGGNELTHVYVQAPDGSVQDLTPGENLKAAFLGWAKDDASFFIGTNERDPRFFDLYEVTTDGYERTLIYQNDEGYDFAAISPDKRYLALVKSRTTTDSDVYLYDRETRELRNLTPHEGEVSNVAAAFTPDGTGLLLITDEGSEFSYLVRLDLATARRDTLVKTDWDVMYAGYSKRGNFLVVAINDDARTEIRIFDRDMRPVTLPRPPAGDITSVVFSPDERRIAYYVSSSRMPGDLFVQDMGGGAPRRLTSSLNPAIDPDDLVEGEVVRFASYDGLEIPGILYRPHQASRATPVPALVWVHGGPGGQSRLGYSPLIQYLVNHGYAVYAINNRGSSGYGKAFFKMDDRRHGEADLGDVVASKRMLIETGWVDPERIGIIGGSYGGYMVLAALAFHPEEFDVGVDIFGVANWIRTLESIPPWWESFREALYTEMGDPATDRERLMRISPLFHASNIVKPLLVLQGANDPRVLKVESDEIVEAVRANGVPVEYIVFDDEGHGFTKKENQLRGYEAIRRFLDRYLKGAGEAREAA from the coding sequence ATGAGAACCCGTACCTGCATCGCCGCGCTCCCCGCCTCATTCGCCCTCCTCGCCGCCTGCGCCGGTGCGCCGGATGACCGCCCGCGCGACGTCCGGCAGTACACGATCGAGGAGTTCCTCGGCACCACGACGGTCCTGGGTGCGTCGTTCTCGCCCGACGGGGGCAAGATCCTCGTCAGCACCGACGAGACCGGCGTGTTCAACGCGTTCGCCGTGCCCGTGGACGGCGGCCCGCCGGTGCAGCTCACGAACGCCACGACCGATGGCATCTACGCCGTCTCCTACTTCCCGAACGACGAGCGCTTCCTCTATCTCAGCGACCAGGGCGGCAACGAGCTCACGCACGTGTACGTCCAGGCGCCGGACGGCAGCGTCCAGGACCTCACGCCCGGGGAGAACCTGAAGGCGGCATTCCTGGGCTGGGCCAAGGACGACGCGTCGTTCTTCATCGGCACGAACGAGCGCGATCCCCGGTTCTTCGACCTCTACGAGGTGACGACGGACGGCTACGAGAGGACGCTCATCTACCAGAACGACGAGGGCTACGACTTCGCAGCGATCTCGCCCGACAAGCGCTACCTCGCGCTGGTCAAGTCCCGCACCACCACGGACAGCGACGTCTACCTCTACGACCGCGAGACCCGCGAGCTGCGGAACCTCACGCCGCACGAGGGCGAGGTCTCCAACGTCGCCGCGGCGTTCACCCCGGACGGCACGGGGCTGCTGCTCATCACAGACGAGGGCAGCGAGTTCTCCTACCTCGTGCGCCTGGACCTCGCCACCGCCCGCCGTGACACGCTGGTGAAGACCGACTGGGACGTGATGTACGCCGGGTACTCGAAGCGGGGGAACTTCCTCGTCGTCGCCATCAACGACGACGCGCGCACCGAGATCCGCATCTTCGACCGCGACATGCGTCCCGTGACGCTCCCGCGCCCGCCGGCCGGGGACATCACGTCCGTCGTGTTCTCGCCCGATGAGCGGCGCATCGCCTACTACGTCAGCAGCAGCCGCATGCCGGGCGACCTGTTCGTCCAGGACATGGGCGGCGGCGCGCCGCGCCGGCTCACGTCGTCGCTGAACCCCGCGATCGACCCGGATGACCTGGTGGAGGGCGAGGTCGTCCGCTTCGCGTCGTACGACGGCCTCGAGATCCCCGGCATCCTCTATCGGCCGCACCAGGCGTCCAGGGCCACGCCGGTCCCCGCCCTGGTCTGGGTACACGGCGGGCCCGGCGGCCAGTCACGCCTCGGCTACAGCCCGCTGATCCAGTATCTCGTGAACCACGGCTACGCCGTCTACGCCATCAACAACCGGGGCAGCTCGGGCTACGGCAAGGCGTTCTTCAAGATGGACGACCGCCGCCACGGCGAGGCGGACCTGGGCGACGTGGTGGCGAGCAAGCGGATGCTGATCGAGACCGGCTGGGTCGATCCGGAGCGCATCGGCATCATCGGCGGCAGCTACGGCGGCTACATGGTGCTGGCGGCGCTGGCGTTCCACCCGGAGGAGTTCGATGTCGGCGTGGACATCTTCGGCGTCGCCAACTGGATCCGTACGCTGGAGAGCATCCCGCCGTGGTGGGAGTCGTTCCGCGAGGCGCTGTACACGGAGATGGGGGATCCCGCCACGGACCGCGAGCGGCTCATGCGCATCTCGCCGCTGTTCCACGCGTCCAATATCGTGAAGCCGCTGCTCGTGCTCCAGGGCGCCAACGATCCGCGTGTGCTCAAGGTCGAGTCCGACGAGATCGTGGAGGCGGTGCGCGCCAACGGCGTTCCCGTGGAGTACATCGTCTTCGACGACGAGGGCCACGGCTTCACGAAGAAGGAGAACCAGCTCCGGGGCTACGAGGCGATCCGGCGGTTCCTGGACCGGTACCTGAAAGGCGCGGGCGAGGCACGGGAAGCGGCCTGA
- a CDS encoding aminoacylase, whose protein sequence is MAASRIATLGLVCLSLFAACSFSPGEQYDVILRGGTIYDGSGGPPFVGDVAIRGDSIVAVGDVGRATAATEIDVTGLAVAPGFINMLSWATESLIEDGRSLSGIKQGVTLEIFGEGSSMGPLNEALKQEMLEQQGDIKYDIPWTTLGEYLEYLVERGVSTNVASFVGATTVRIHEIGYEDRPPTPDELERMRALVRQAMEEGALGVGSSLIYAPAFYAKTGELIELARVAAEYGGMYISHIRSEGNQLLEAIDELITIAREANIPAEIYHLKAAGVENWPKLDEAIAKIEAARAEGLRITANMYTYTAGATGLDAAMPPWVQEGGLQQWRARLQDPQIRARLRREMTTPTDEWESLYLLAGSPEQVILVGFRQDSLKYLTGKSLAEVARMRGKSPEETAMDLVVQDDSRVGTVYFLMSEDNVKKQIALPWMSFGSDAGSLAPEGVFLKSNPHPRAYGNVARLLGKYVREERIIPLEEAIRRLTSLPAENLKLRRRGALRPGYYADVVVFDPATITDHATYENPHQLATGVIHVFVNGVQVLKDGEHTGAKPGRVVRGPGWTGWKETASVAAAEGR, encoded by the coding sequence ATGGCCGCATCACGCATCGCGACCCTGGGACTCGTGTGCCTCTCCCTCTTCGCCGCATGCTCGTTCTCGCCCGGTGAGCAGTACGACGTGATCCTCCGCGGCGGCACGATCTACGACGGCAGCGGCGGCCCGCCGTTCGTCGGCGATGTCGCGATCCGCGGGGACAGCATCGTGGCCGTGGGCGACGTCGGCCGCGCCACCGCCGCCACGGAGATCGACGTCACCGGCCTCGCCGTCGCGCCGGGGTTCATCAACATGCTGAGCTGGGCGACCGAGTCCCTGATCGAGGACGGCCGCTCGCTCAGCGGCATCAAGCAGGGCGTCACGCTCGAGATCTTCGGCGAGGGCTCGTCCATGGGTCCGCTGAACGAGGCCCTGAAGCAGGAGATGCTCGAGCAGCAGGGTGACATCAAGTACGACATCCCATGGACCACGCTGGGCGAGTACCTCGAGTACCTGGTCGAGCGTGGGGTCTCGACGAACGTCGCGTCGTTCGTCGGCGCGACGACGGTGCGTATCCACGAGATCGGCTACGAGGACCGGCCGCCCACGCCCGATGAGCTGGAGCGCATGCGCGCGCTGGTGCGACAGGCCATGGAGGAGGGTGCGCTCGGCGTCGGCTCCTCGCTGATCTACGCGCCTGCGTTCTACGCGAAGACGGGCGAGCTGATCGAGCTCGCGCGCGTCGCCGCGGAGTACGGTGGCATGTACATCTCGCACATCCGGAGCGAGGGCAACCAGTTGCTCGAGGCGATCGACGAGCTGATCACCATCGCCCGCGAGGCGAACATCCCTGCCGAGATCTACCACCTGAAGGCCGCGGGAGTGGAGAACTGGCCGAAACTCGACGAGGCGATCGCGAAGATCGAGGCGGCGCGCGCGGAAGGGCTGCGCATCACCGCCAACATGTACACCTACACCGCCGGCGCGACCGGGCTCGACGCCGCAATGCCGCCGTGGGTGCAGGAGGGCGGGCTCCAGCAGTGGAGGGCGCGGCTCCAGGATCCGCAGATCCGCGCACGGCTGCGCCGGGAGATGACCACGCCCACGGACGAGTGGGAGAGCCTCTACCTGCTCGCCGGATCGCCGGAGCAGGTGATCCTGGTCGGTTTCAGGCAGGACTCCCTGAAGTACCTCACGGGCAAGTCACTGGCGGAGGTCGCGCGCATGAGGGGCAAGAGCCCCGAGGAGACCGCCATGGACCTCGTCGTCCAGGACGACTCGCGCGTCGGCACGGTCTACTTCCTCATGTCCGAGGACAACGTGAAGAAGCAGATCGCGCTGCCGTGGATGAGCTTCGGCTCGGACGCGGGCTCGCTCGCGCCGGAGGGCGTGTTCCTGAAGTCCAACCCGCACCCCCGCGCCTACGGCAACGTCGCGCGGCTGCTCGGCAAGTACGTGCGGGAGGAACGGATCATCCCGCTGGAAGAGGCGATCCGCAGGCTGACGTCGCTGCCCGCCGAGAACCTGAAGCTCCGCCGTCGCGGCGCGCTGCGCCCCGGCTACTACGCCGATGTCGTCGTCTTCGACCCGGCCACGATCACGGACCACGCGACGTACGAGAACCCACACCAGCTCGCCACCGGCGTGATCCACGTCTTCGTCAACGGCGTGCAGGTGCTGAAGGACGGCGAGCACACTGGCGCCAAGCCCGGGCGCGTGGTGCGCGGTCCGGGGTGGACGGGATGGAAGGAGACCGCCTCCGTGGCCGCCGCCGAGGGCCGCTGA
- a CDS encoding DNA polymerase III, with translation MENVEIARALNQVADLLELRNENPFKVRAYRNAARTVEGLSRRVAEMVEAGEDLEELPAIGKDMAAYITELVRTGRLKRLEELEQRVPQGLAELMHLEGVGPKKAMRLHEELGVSTVADLEKAIRAGEVETLRGFGRRSAARMLQAIRDYRRHGTRFKLSEADQLVQPILAHMRNAPGIEELEVAGSYRRRVETIGDVDLLAAARKPGPVIEHFAAYPGATRVESAGPTRATIVLHNGMHVDLRVVKPESWGAALHYFTGSKAHNIKVRWLGIQRGLKINEYGIFRETARDGGAARGTAARGKGGSTRGSAAARKSATARRSAAQRTAGRAAARKPATRHKAGPTLPRPRPHPGPVRLGGAREEDVFRAVGMDFVPPEMREDRGEVEAALRHELPRLVTLEDIRGDLQVHSTWSDGRDTIEAMVRAAKERGYEYIAITDHSPAVAVAGGLRPRDLARQWKEIDRVARKVKGIAVLKGMEVDILADGSLDLPDEWLERLDIVVVAVHSRMGMPQTKMTDRVIKGISHPGVHILAHPTGRIINRREPVRLDMDAVLEAAAELGVAVEINAQPDRLDVNDVHAMRARELGVLIAIDTDAHSVGDLRYMAYGVSQARRAWLEKRNVLNAMPLTRLEKWLAKRR, from the coding sequence ATGGAGAACGTCGAGATCGCGCGCGCCCTGAACCAGGTGGCCGACCTCCTCGAGCTGAGGAACGAGAACCCGTTCAAGGTGCGCGCGTACCGCAACGCCGCGCGGACCGTGGAGGGCCTGTCCCGCCGCGTCGCGGAGATGGTCGAGGCGGGCGAGGACCTGGAGGAACTGCCCGCCATCGGCAAGGACATGGCCGCGTACATCACCGAGCTCGTCCGGACCGGCCGGCTGAAGCGGCTGGAGGAGCTCGAGCAGCGGGTGCCGCAAGGCCTCGCCGAGCTGATGCATCTCGAGGGTGTGGGGCCGAAGAAGGCAATGCGGCTGCACGAGGAACTCGGCGTCAGCACCGTCGCCGACCTCGAGAAGGCGATCCGCGCAGGCGAGGTGGAGACGCTGCGCGGCTTCGGCCGCCGCTCCGCCGCCCGAATGCTCCAGGCGATCCGCGACTACCGCCGCCACGGCACCCGCTTCAAGCTCTCGGAGGCGGACCAGCTCGTGCAGCCGATCCTGGCCCACATGCGCAACGCGCCCGGCATCGAGGAGCTGGAGGTCGCGGGCAGTTACCGCCGCCGCGTCGAGACCATCGGCGATGTGGACCTCCTCGCCGCCGCGCGCAAGCCCGGCCCCGTGATCGAGCACTTCGCCGCCTACCCCGGCGCGACGCGCGTGGAGAGCGCCGGCCCCACCCGCGCGACGATCGTGCTGCACAACGGCATGCACGTGGACCTGCGCGTGGTGAAGCCGGAGTCCTGGGGCGCTGCGCTGCACTACTTCACCGGCTCCAAGGCCCACAACATCAAGGTCCGCTGGCTCGGGATCCAGCGCGGGCTGAAGATCAACGAGTACGGCATCTTCCGGGAAACGGCGCGGGACGGCGGCGCGGCGCGAGGTACGGCGGCGCGCGGCAAAGGGGGTAGCACGCGGGGGTCTGCCGCCGCACGGAAGTCCGCCACCGCGCGAAGGTCCGCAGCGCAGCGGACCGCGGGCAGGGCCGCCGCCCGGAAGCCCGCCACCCGCCACAAAGCGGGCCCGACACTCCCCCGCCCTCGCCCGCACCCCGGCCCGGTGCGGCTGGGCGGGGCCAGGGAAGAAGACGTCTTCCGCGCCGTGGGCATGGACTTCGTCCCGCCGGAGATGCGCGAGGACCGGGGCGAGGTGGAAGCGGCGCTGCGGCACGAGCTACCGCGCCTCGTCACGCTCGAAGACATCCGTGGCGACCTCCAGGTGCACAGCACGTGGAGCGACGGCCGTGACACCATCGAGGCGATGGTGCGCGCGGCGAAGGAGCGCGGCTACGAGTACATCGCCATCACCGACCACAGCCCGGCCGTGGCGGTGGCGGGAGGGTTGAGGCCGCGGGACCTCGCGAGGCAGTGGAAGGAGATCGACCGCGTCGCGCGCAAGGTGAAGGGCATCGCGGTGCTCAAGGGCATGGAGGTGGACATCCTGGCGGACGGCTCGCTGGACCTGCCGGACGAGTGGCTCGAGCGGCTGGACATCGTGGTGGTCGCCGTCCACTCGCGGATGGGCATGCCGCAGACGAAGATGACGGACCGCGTGATCAAGGGCATCTCGCACCCGGGCGTGCACATCCTCGCGCACCCCACCGGCCGGATCATCAACCGCCGGGAGCCCGTGCGGCTCGACATGGACGCGGTGCTGGAAGCCGCGGCGGAGCTCGGCGTCGCCGTCGAGATCAACGCGCAGCCCGACCGCCTGGACGTGAACGACGTGCACGCCATGCGCGCGCGCGAGCTGGGCGTCCTGATCGCCATCGACACGGACGCGCACAGCGTGGGCGACCTGCGTTACATGGCTTACGGCGTGTCGCAGGCGCGGCGGGCCTGGCTCGAGAAGCGGAACGTGCTGAACGCGATGCCGCTGACGCGGCTCGAGAAATGGCTGGCGAAGCGGCGGTGA